Proteins from a genomic interval of Clostridium scatologenes:
- the trpS gene encoding tryptophan--tRNA ligase: MEENKKVIFSGIQPSGNLTIGNYLGALKNWVKLQDEYDCYFCVVDLHAITVRQEPKDLRRRTLEVLAIYLAAGIDPEKNTIFIQSHVPTHSEASWLLTCCATYVGELGRMTQYKDKSKKYGDSIGAGLLNYPVLMAADILLYNADLVPVGKDQTQHIEFTRDIAQRFNNLYSPTFKLPEGYIPKLGAKIMDLQEPTKKMSKSSDNPNSYILIMDPPEVIRKKINRCVTDSIGVVKYTDDQPGIKNLITILNAITGISVEDIEKKYEGQGYAQFKNDVAEAIVNELEPIQKKVKEFTEDKEYLQNIYKKGAEKAYYVSNKMLRKMQKKIGFIPVAK; the protein is encoded by the coding sequence TTGGAAGAAAATAAAAAAGTAATATTTAGTGGAATTCAACCATCAGGAAACTTAACTATAGGAAATTACCTAGGAGCTTTAAAAAATTGGGTTAAACTTCAAGATGAATATGATTGCTACTTTTGTGTAGTTGATCTTCATGCTATAACTGTAAGACAGGAACCAAAAGATTTGAGAAGAAGAACACTGGAAGTGTTGGCAATATATTTAGCAGCAGGCATTGATCCTGAAAAAAATACTATATTTATACAGTCACATGTACCTACACATAGTGAAGCAAGCTGGTTATTGACTTGTTGTGCAACATATGTTGGTGAATTAGGAAGAATGACTCAATATAAAGACAAATCAAAGAAATACGGAGATTCAATAGGCGCAGGACTTTTAAACTATCCAGTGCTAATGGCAGCAGATATATTATTATATAATGCAGATTTAGTTCCTGTAGGTAAGGATCAAACTCAGCACATTGAGTTTACAAGAGATATTGCACAAAGGTTTAATAATTTATATAGCCCAACCTTTAAATTACCAGAGGGATATATACCAAAGCTAGGTGCAAAAATAATGGATTTACAGGAACCTACTAAGAAGATGTCAAAGTCTTCAGATAATCCTAATAGCTATATATTAATTATGGATCCGCCAGAAGTTATAAGAAAAAAGATAAACAGGTGTGTTACAGATAGTATAGGAGTAGTTAAATATACAGATGATCAACCGGGGATCAAAAATTTAATTACAATATTAAATGCTATTACAGGTATAAGTGTTGAAGATATAGAAAAGAAATATGAAGGTCAGGGATATGCACAATTTAAAAATGATGTAGCAGAAGCTATAGTAAATGAATTAGAACCTATACAGAAAAAAGTAAAAGAATTTACAGAAGACAAGGAATATCTTCAAAATATATATAAAAAAGGTGCAGAAAAAGCTTACTATGTTTCTAATAAAATGCTTAGAAAAATGCAGAAAAAAATTGGGTTTATTCCTGTAGCAAAATAG
- a CDS encoding desulfoferrodoxin yields the protein MTDVRQVYKCEICGNMVEVIHKAGGTLVCCGKPMTLLSENTMDAAVEKHVPVIEKLQDGIVVKVGEVEHPMLENHYIEWIEVHTANKVYRKYLKPGEKPEAIFKVDEEILFAREYCNVHGLWKK from the coding sequence ATGACAGACGTTAGACAAGTTTATAAGTGTGAAATTTGTGGTAATATGGTAGAGGTTATTCATAAAGCTGGAGGAACCTTAGTGTGTTGTGGAAAACCTATGACTCTTCTTTCAGAAAATACTATGGATGCAGCAGTTGAAAAACATGTACCTGTAATAGAAAAATTACAAGATGGTATAGTTGTAAAAGTAGGTGAAGTTGAACATCCTATGTTAGAAAATCATTATATTGAATGGATAGAGGTTCACACTGCAAATAAAGTATATAGAAAATATTTAAAACCAGGAGAAAAGCCAGAAGCTATATTTAAGGTAGATGAAGAAATTCTATTTGCTAGAGAGTATTGTAATGTTCATGGATTGTGGAAAAAATAA
- a CDS encoding GH36-type glycosyl hydrolase domain-containing protein, which yields MLYYTMAALVAVLLIIGIYLLFNKNKKDENNIMDDVPTINANKEELQKHALEISNYASVIKKNNYRKRLIKSLDISYKKILKGYDYIDKEVKSNREVIQAAEWLLDNLYLIQREYSDIKTNMPEEYYKNLPIMTKGIMKDYPRIYYVAIELVSHTDGAVDEETIETFINSYQKNSILTSGELWALPIMVRIALIQNISKIIERIVFAQKERRKGELIAERLIDSVNNGRLEEEIKKLYLEDIIFTSHIVERILKILRDNEIENRIIYKWIDEELDNEETDIEKIVSLEHQKQSGYQISIGNSITGIREVGALNWKESFEKLSYVENILRRDPSKIYENMDFESRDYYRHRVERLAKYMNTPESLIAKRAIECSIDANDNNDSKEYEKHVGYYIIDNGIKTLKNKMLFNERGIHRIKNKFIRNNVNSYIGSIVIGTVIVMGLILILGYYNDTNPILWQYILAAFLMIIPCSEIVVSTLNWSISKLVQPRFIPKIEFRKGIPAEASTIVVIPTLLNSEKRVKELIGDMEVYYLANKEQNLYFGLLGDFKDGLQREEKGDKDIINSGLNLIKNLNSKYSKDGKDIFYFFNRYRQYNEKEGIWLGWERKRGKLVEFNKLIRGDKNTSYDVISGNLEDLYNIKYVITLDADTQLPRDNAKRLVGAMYHVLNRPYIDLKSKVVLRGHGLMQPRVGVGTESANKTIFSKIFSGEAGIDMYTTAISDVYEDLFDEGIFTGKGIYDVDTFNNVLSDEIPENLVLSHDLLEGSYIRAALVTDIEFIDGYPAYYNASCKRVHRWTRGDWQLIPWLFKKSPLNALSRWKIFDNLRRSLLAPSIMILVIASLLIFRNPDKWLAVAFISLLCPIFFDVSETVISPIKGIGLSGKLINGKDVLEQVFLIFCFLPYQAYLMLDAIIRTLYRLAISKKHFLQWQTAEDVEASSGRELTDFIKFMWIGSAISAITLFIAFQNSLDSGMLMMPSTVIWFVSPWIAYSVSREIRKEKRQLTDEQEEILRRLTRETWSYFEDFVNDENNWLAPDNYQEDPSNGVAHRTSPTNIGMGLTSNIVAYDLGYIGILEFQQRVDKIISNMESLEKFKGHFYNWYDTKTKMPLHPKYISTVDSGNLIGYIWLIDESINEYMSNFVIRKHTLSAFSDNLKLANQEINHSANIEDFYMDLIHEFNNKDFNVSSWKNTLCKIRDKSIEIEKVNDCASLYWNNKLKHSISKSLKEIETFLPWVDMLVKMPKEMEFLKQKLMDLAEKTPIQNLPKEIEFVQYKLNKLLPKLQDQQQWIKQMNSMLEAGSNEIRNVIKKLKDLKERLNSISENTDFRMLYDEKRQLFSIGYDIEKDNISNCYYDLLASEARQASFISIAKGDIEQGHWFKLGRSLTTIGKDKGLVSWTGTMFEYLMPLIIMKPYPDTLLYETYRAVVEGQERYGRERKVPWGISESAFYNFDVASNYQYKAFGVPGIGLKRGLMSDLVISPYSTIMALQVNLKDAFNNIKKLIDIGMEGLYGFYESIDYTKERLPKGKREAIVKCFMVHHEGMSLMSLDNVLNNNVLQERFHKIPKVKATELLLQEKKSKTVVYDREQQYESTDTITEKQNLVTRRYTTAKTEMPETHIMSNGSYSLMITNSGSGYAKKDDMTVYRWREDVTTDNTGMFFYIKNLNSNEYWSTAYEPCKFEGEEYNVTFSLDKAEFERKDGNIKTHTDITVSNEDNAEVRKIFITNQSEHSREIEITSYCEVTLAPYNADLVHPSFGNLFIKTEYVDDAGCIIANRRPRAQGSKQPWIMQTIALEGQSIGSIQYETSRANFIGRGRDLSNPEAMRNNVQLKMTCGAVLDPIISMRIRVRIEKGETCKIAFTTAITESREEAIELSKKYKDMHNVNRIFELSWTGIQVEMKYLGIKSSQANIYQLMASKILFLNTLFKNREKYIKNINKGQSALWSYGISGDLPIVLLIVRDDKNIDMIRRLLNAHEYWSIKGLKVDLVILNLQNSSYIQPLQDSIRDLICSSHARDKQNKAGGVFLHSKATINEEDINLLMAISRLVIDGDKGALISQISDNEESEKDEEILITKPKEYVFKPHKFDIPKLYYFNDIGGFHHENNSYIIVLKNWETTPAPWINVVSNGGFGFHVSESGISYTWNKNSRENKLTTWSNDPVIDGEAEQIYIRDENTGDFWSISPKPIRDSGEYIIEHGFGYSNFKHEVHGIIGEMTMFVDMNESVKLCSIKLKNNTNEKRQLSISYYAKLVLGVTHEQSSQYIFTEFNNEKEYMYSLNPYSEHFGTLICYLKTFGGKEISFTGNRKEFLGRGGSIIEPRAMKLNKLSDTVGAGFDPCLAENVKIDLESQEEKKVLILLGQGENFQEVEKVISKYDNEFKAEEELNKAKEYWNKLLNTIQVRTPDKSMDIMLNGWLMYQIISCRFWARTAFYQSGGAYGFRDQLQDVMAVNYVDNSIPREHIIYSASKQYLEGDVQHWWHPVVDSGIRTRFSDDLLWLPYVTTDYIQNTGDYSILDEEAGYLEDEPLKDGEDERYNIAKISNKKGSIYEHCIKAIEKGLNFGPHNIPLMGSGDWNDGMSTVGNKGKGESVWLGWFLYGILDKFIPLCEYKSDFDKVSRYNELKEFIRENLEKNAWDGSWYRRAYFDDGTPLGSIKNDECQIDSLSQSWAVISGAGKESRIKEAMNALEKNLIKEDKGIALLLTPAFDRSSLEPGYIKGYVPGVRENGGQYTHGSIWIILALTKMGYNNKAWKLFNMINPINHSESYLECQTYKVEPYVMTADVYAVDPHVGRGGWSWYTGAAGWMYRAGIEGILGLKFKKGDGFTVEPCIPDEWDNYDIYYNLKECKYSIEVKRGQQKGVWVDENKIDNKIIPFFKDGNHKVRVVI from the coding sequence ATGCTTTATTATACAATGGCTGCTTTAGTAGCTGTTTTGCTAATTATTGGTATTTATCTGTTATTTAATAAAAATAAGAAAGATGAAAATAACATAATGGATGATGTTCCTACCATAAATGCCAATAAAGAAGAACTGCAAAAGCATGCATTAGAAATATCAAATTATGCATCAGTTATAAAGAAAAATAATTATAGAAAGAGACTTATAAAAAGTTTAGATATTAGCTATAAGAAAATATTAAAGGGATATGACTACATAGATAAGGAAGTTAAAAGTAATAGAGAAGTAATACAGGCAGCAGAATGGCTTTTGGATAATCTTTATTTAATACAAAGAGAGTATTCGGACATAAAAACTAATATGCCTGAAGAATACTATAAAAATTTGCCAATCATGACTAAAGGAATAATGAAGGATTATCCTAGAATTTATTATGTAGCTATAGAATTGGTTTCCCATACTGATGGGGCAGTTGATGAAGAAACTATAGAAACTTTTATTAATTCATATCAAAAAAATTCTATACTTACAAGTGGAGAACTTTGGGCATTACCTATAATGGTTAGGATAGCTCTTATTCAAAATATAAGTAAAATAATTGAAAGAATTGTCTTTGCACAGAAGGAAAGAAGAAAAGGAGAGTTAATAGCAGAAAGACTTATAGATTCAGTTAATAATGGTAGATTAGAGGAAGAAATTAAAAAACTTTATTTAGAAGATATAATATTTACATCACACATAGTAGAAAGAATTTTGAAGATATTAAGGGATAACGAAATAGAAAACAGAATTATATATAAATGGATTGATGAGGAATTAGACAATGAAGAAACTGATATAGAAAAAATAGTAAGTTTGGAACATCAAAAACAATCTGGTTACCAAATTTCTATAGGTAATTCTATTACAGGAATAAGAGAAGTAGGAGCTTTAAATTGGAAAGAAAGTTTTGAAAAATTAAGTTATGTTGAAAATATATTAAGAAGAGATCCTTCTAAAATTTATGAAAATATGGACTTTGAATCTAGAGATTATTATAGGCATAGAGTGGAAAGGCTAGCAAAGTATATGAATACACCAGAGTCTCTTATAGCTAAAAGAGCAATAGAATGTTCCATAGATGCAAATGATAATAATGATTCAAAAGAATATGAAAAACATGTAGGGTATTACATAATAGATAATGGAATTAAAACTTTAAAGAATAAGATGTTATTTAATGAAAGAGGCATACATAGGATAAAAAACAAATTTATAAGAAATAATGTTAATTCATATATAGGAAGTATAGTAATTGGTACAGTTATAGTTATGGGATTAATATTAATTTTAGGTTATTATAATGACACTAACCCCATTTTATGGCAGTACATTTTGGCAGCATTTTTAATGATAATTCCTTGTAGTGAAATTGTTGTATCAACACTTAACTGGAGTATAAGTAAGCTGGTGCAGCCTAGATTTATTCCTAAAATTGAGTTTAGAAAAGGTATACCTGCAGAAGCCAGTACAATAGTAGTTATTCCTACATTACTCAATAGTGAAAAGAGAGTAAAAGAATTAATAGGAGATATGGAAGTATATTATCTGGCAAACAAAGAACAAAATTTGTATTTTGGATTGCTTGGTGATTTTAAAGATGGTTTGCAGAGAGAAGAAAAAGGGGATAAAGATATAATTAATTCTGGTTTAAATTTAATAAAAAATTTAAACAGCAAGTATAGCAAAGATGGAAAAGATATATTTTATTTTTTTAATAGATATAGACAGTACAATGAAAAGGAAGGAATTTGGTTAGGTTGGGAAAGAAAACGTGGTAAATTAGTAGAATTTAATAAATTAATAAGAGGAGACAAAAATACAAGTTATGATGTTATAAGTGGAAACCTAGAAGATTTGTATAATATTAAATATGTAATAACATTAGATGCTGATACTCAATTACCTAGGGATAATGCAAAAAGGTTAGTAGGGGCTATGTATCACGTTTTAAATAGACCTTATATAGATTTAAAAAGTAAAGTAGTATTAAGAGGTCATGGGCTTATGCAGCCTAGAGTAGGAGTTGGTACTGAAAGTGCAAATAAAACTATATTTTCAAAAATATTTTCAGGAGAAGCAGGTATAGATATGTATACTACTGCTATTTCTGATGTATATGAAGATTTGTTTGATGAAGGAATATTTACTGGAAAAGGTATATATGATGTTGATACTTTTAACAATGTACTTAGTGATGAAATTCCGGAAAATTTAGTATTAAGCCATGATTTGTTAGAAGGATCATATATAAGAGCTGCATTAGTTACAGACATAGAATTTATAGATGGATATCCTGCATATTATAATGCCAGTTGTAAAAGGGTACATAGGTGGACGAGAGGAGATTGGCAGCTTATACCATGGTTATTTAAAAAAAGCCCTTTAAATGCACTATCTAGATGGAAAATATTTGATAATTTAAGAAGGAGTCTTTTGGCACCATCTATAATGATACTTGTTATTGCATCACTTTTAATATTTAGAAATCCAGATAAATGGCTGGCCGTAGCATTTATTTCTCTTTTATGTCCTATATTTTTCGATGTATCTGAAACTGTAATTTCACCTATTAAAGGCATAGGACTTTCTGGGAAGCTTATTAATGGAAAAGATGTTTTGGAGCAAGTGTTTCTTATATTCTGTTTTTTGCCATATCAAGCATATTTGATGCTAGATGCTATAATTAGAACTTTATATAGGCTTGCTATAAGCAAGAAACACTTTCTTCAATGGCAAACAGCTGAAGATGTAGAAGCAAGTTCAGGCAGGGAACTTACAGATTTTATAAAGTTTATGTGGATAGGAAGTGCTATAAGTGCTATTACATTATTTATAGCTTTTCAAAATTCTTTAGATTCAGGGATGTTAATGATGCCATCAACTGTTATTTGGTTTGTTAGTCCATGGATAGCTTACAGCGTAAGCAGAGAAATAAGAAAAGAAAAAAGGCAATTAACAGATGAACAGGAGGAAATATTAAGAAGGCTTACTAGGGAAACTTGGTCTTATTTTGAGGATTTTGTTAATGATGAGAATAATTGGTTGGCACCAGATAATTATCAAGAGGACCCTAGCAATGGTGTAGCTCATAGGACGTCACCTACTAATATAGGAATGGGATTAACATCAAATATAGTAGCATATGATTTGGGGTACATTGGTATACTTGAATTTCAACAAAGAGTAGATAAAATAATATCTAATATGGAATCTTTGGAAAAGTTTAAAGGACATTTTTATAATTGGTATGATACTAAAACTAAAATGCCTCTTCATCCTAAATATATATCAACTGTAGATAGTGGTAATTTAATAGGGTATATATGGCTTATTGATGAATCTATAAATGAGTATATGTCAAATTTTGTGATAAGGAAGCATACATTATCAGCATTTAGTGATAATTTAAAACTTGCTAATCAGGAGATAAATCATTCTGCAAATATAGAAGATTTTTATATGGATTTAATACATGAATTCAATAATAAAGATTTTAATGTATCATCATGGAAAAATACACTATGTAAAATTAGAGATAAGTCTATAGAAATAGAAAAGGTTAATGATTGTGCCAGTTTATATTGGAATAATAAATTAAAGCACAGCATAAGCAAAAGTTTAAAAGAAATAGAAACTTTTTTACCTTGGGTTGATATGTTAGTAAAAATGCCAAAAGAAATGGAATTTTTAAAACAGAAATTAATGGATTTGGCTGAAAAGACTCCAATTCAAAATTTACCTAAAGAAATAGAATTTGTTCAGTATAAACTTAATAAACTTTTACCCAAATTACAAGATCAACAGCAGTGGATAAAACAAATGAATTCTATGTTGGAAGCTGGCAGTAATGAAATACGGAATGTTATAAAAAAGTTAAAAGATTTAAAGGAAAGATTGAATAGCATTTCTGAGAATACAGATTTTAGAATGTTATATGATGAAAAAAGACAGCTTTTTTCTATAGGTTATGATATTGAAAAAGATAATATAAGTAATTGCTATTATGACTTATTAGCATCAGAGGCAAGGCAGGCTAGCTTTATATCTATAGCTAAAGGAGATATAGAACAAGGACATTGGTTCAAGCTTGGAAGGTCCTTGACTACAATCGGTAAAGACAAAGGACTTGTATCTTGGACAGGAACTATGTTCGAATATTTGATGCCACTTATAATTATGAAACCTTATCCTGATACTTTATTATATGAAACCTATAGAGCCGTAGTGGAAGGTCAGGAAAGATACGGAAGAGAGAGAAAAGTACCTTGGGGAATATCTGAGTCTGCTTTTTATAATTTTGATGTAGCTTCAAATTATCAATATAAAGCTTTTGGAGTGCCTGGTATAGGACTTAAAAGGGGACTTATGAGTGATTTAGTAATATCGCCATATTCTACAATTATGGCACTGCAAGTCAATTTAAAAGATGCTTTTAATAATATAAAAAAGCTTATTGATATAGGCATGGAAGGTTTATATGGCTTTTATGAATCCATAGATTATACTAAAGAAAGATTGCCTAAAGGAAAGAGAGAAGCTATAGTTAAATGTTTTATGGTGCATCATGAAGGTATGAGTTTGATGTCACTAGACAATGTATTAAACAATAATGTACTTCAAGAAAGATTTCATAAAATACCAAAAGTAAAGGCTACAGAGTTACTTCTTCAGGAGAAAAAATCCAAGACTGTTGTATATGATAGAGAACAGCAGTATGAGAGTACAGATACAATAACAGAAAAACAAAATTTAGTTACTAGAAGATATACTACAGCAAAAACTGAAATGCCAGAAACGCATATTATGTCTAATGGAAGTTATTCTCTAATGATAACTAATAGTGGTTCTGGATATGCTAAAAAAGATGATATGACTGTTTATAGATGGAGAGAGGATGTAACAACAGATAATACAGGAATGTTTTTTTATATAAAAAATCTAAATTCTAATGAATACTGGAGTACTGCATATGAGCCTTGTAAATTTGAAGGAGAAGAGTATAATGTTACATTTTCTTTAGATAAAGCTGAATTTGAAAGAAAAGATGGAAATATAAAAACACACACAGATATTACCGTTTCAAATGAGGATAATGCTGAGGTAAGAAAAATTTTTATAACTAATCAAAGTGAACATAGTAGGGAAATTGAAATTACTAGTTATTGTGAAGTAACATTAGCTCCATATAATGCAGATTTAGTTCACCCATCCTTTGGAAACTTATTTATAAAAACAGAATATGTGGATGATGCAGGATGTATAATTGCTAATAGAAGGCCTAGAGCTCAAGGTTCAAAACAACCTTGGATAATGCAAACTATTGCATTAGAAGGTCAATCAATAGGTTCGATTCAATATGAAACTAGTAGAGCTAACTTTATAGGAAGAGGAAGAGATTTATCAAATCCTGAAGCTATGAGAAACAATGTACAGCTTAAAATGACGTGTGGTGCAGTATTAGATCCTATAATAAGTATGAGAATAAGAGTAAGAATAGAAAAAGGTGAAACTTGTAAAATAGCATTTACAACAGCAATTACGGAATCTAGAGAAGAAGCTATTGAACTTTCTAAAAAGTATAAAGATATGCATAATGTAAATAGAATATTTGAACTATCTTGGACTGGAATACAGGTTGAAATGAAGTATCTAGGAATAAAATCTTCCCAGGCCAATATTTATCAGCTTATGGCATCCAAAATTTTATTTTTAAATACACTTTTTAAGAACAGAGAGAAGTATATAAAGAATATAAATAAAGGTCAGTCAGCTTTATGGTCTTATGGAATATCAGGTGATTTGCCTATAGTATTGTTGATAGTGAGAGATGATAAAAATATAGATATGATTAGAAGATTATTAAATGCTCATGAGTATTGGAGTATAAAGGGATTAAAAGTAGATTTAGTTATATTAAATCTGCAGAATAGTTCATATATACAACCATTACAGGATTCTATAAGAGACTTGATATGTTCTAGTCATGCAAGGGATAAGCAAAATAAAGCAGGTGGAGTTTTTTTGCATAGTAAAGCTACTATAAATGAAGAAGATATAAATTTACTTATGGCTATATCTAGGTTAGTTATAGATGGTGATAAAGGAGCTTTAATATCTCAAATAAGTGATAATGAGGAAAGTGAAAAAGATGAAGAAATACTTATAACTAAACCTAAGGAATATGTATTTAAACCACATAAGTTTGATATACCTAAATTATACTATTTTAATGATATAGGAGGATTTCATCATGAAAATAATTCGTATATTATAGTACTTAAGAATTGGGAAACTACTCCTGCTCCGTGGATAAATGTAGTTTCAAATGGAGGATTTGGTTTTCATGTTTCTGAAAGTGGAATATCTTATACTTGGAACAAAAATAGTAGAGAAAATAAATTAACTACTTGGTCAAATGATCCAGTAATAGATGGAGAAGCTGAGCAAATATATATAAGAGATGAAAACACAGGTGATTTTTGGAGCATCTCACCTAAGCCTATAAGAGATAGTGGTGAATATATAATAGAACATGGCTTTGGCTATTCAAATTTCAAGCATGAAGTTCATGGTATTATAGGAGAAATGACTATGTTTGTAGATATGAATGAAAGTGTTAAGCTATGTAGTATAAAGCTTAAAAATAATACAAATGAAAAAAGGCAGTTATCTATAAGCTACTATGCAAAATTAGTTTTAGGTGTAACGCATGAGCAAAGTTCTCAGTATATTTTTACGGAATTTAATAATGAAAAGGAATACATGTATAGTTTGAATCCATATAGTGAGCACTTTGGAACACTTATTTGCTATCTAAAAACCTTTGGAGGAAAAGAAATTTCCTTTACAGGTAATAGAAAAGAGTTTCTTGGAAGAGGTGGAAGTATAATTGAACCTAGAGCTATGAAATTAAATAAATTATCAGATACTGTAGGTGCAGGTTTTGATCCTTGTCTAGCTGAAAATGTGAAAATAGATTTGGAAAGTCAAGAAGAAAAAAAGGTTCTAATCTTATTGGGTCAAGGAGAAAATTTTCAGGAAGTAGAAAAGGTTATAAGCAAATATGATAATGAATTTAAGGCAGAAGAGGAATTAAATAAGGCTAAAGAATATTGGAATAAATTACTTAATACTATACAAGTTAGAACTCCAGATAAGTCTATGGACATAATGTTAAATGGATGGCTCATGTATCAGATTATATCTTGTAGATTTTGGGCAAGAACTGCTTTTTATCAATCAGGAGGAGCTTATGGATTTAGAGATCAGCTTCAGGATGTAATGGCTGTAAATTACGTGGATAATAGTATACCTAGAGAACATATAATTTATAGTGCTTCTAAACAATATTTAGAAGGTGATGTACAGCATTGGTGGCATCCTGTAGTGGATAGTGGAATAAGAACTAGATTCTCAGATGATTTACTGTGGCTTCCTTATGTAACTACAGATTATATCCAAAATACAGGAGATTACAGCATTTTGGATGAAGAAGCTGGTTACTTAGAGGATGAGCCATTAAAAGATGGTGAGGATGAAAGATATAATATAGCTAAAATATCTAATAAAAAGGGTAGTATTTATGAACATTGTATAAAGGCTATAGAAAAAGGATTAAATTTTGGACCACACAATATACCTCTAATGGGATCTGGAGATTGGAATGATGGTATGAGTACTGTAGGCAATAAGGGAAAAGGAGAAAGTGTATGGCTTGGGTGGTTTTTATATGGCATATTGGATAAGTTTATTCCTTTATGCGAGTATAAATCAGATTTTGATAAAGTGAGCAGATATAATGAATTAAAGGAATTTATAAGAGAAAATCTTGAAAAAAATGCTTGGGATGGAAGCTGGTATAGAAGAGCATATTTTGATGATGGAACTCCTTTAGGGTCTATAAAAAATGATGAATGTCAAATAGATTCATTATCTCAATCTTGGGCAGTTATATCTGGTGCTGGAAAAGAATCTAGAATAAAAGAGGCTATGAATGCTTTAGAGAAAAATCTGATAAAAGAGGATAAAGGTATAGCGTTATTGCTTACACCAGCTTTTGATAGGTCCTCTTTAGAACCTGGATATATTAAAGGATATGTTCCAGGAGTAAGGGAAAATGGAGGCCAATATACTCATGGATCTATATGGATAATATTAGCCTTAACCAAAATGGGGTATAACAATAAGGCATGGAAACTATTTAACATGATAAATCCAATAAATCATTCAGAATCATATTTAGAATGTCAAACTTATAAAGTAGAACCTTATGTTATGACTGCAGATGTTTATGCTGTAGATCCCCATGTAGGAAGAGGTGGATGGAGTTGGTATACTGGTGCTGCTGGATGGATGTATAGAGCTGGAATAGAAGGAATACTTGGATTAAAATTTAAAAAAGGTGATGGATTTACTGTAGAACCATGTATACCTGACGAATGGGATAACTATGATATTTATTATAATTTAAAAGAGTGTAAGTACTCTATAGAAGTAAAAAGAGGTCAGCAAAAAGGAGTATGGGTAGATGAGAATAAAATAGATAATAAAATAATTCCATTTTTTAAAGATGGAAATCATAAGGTAAGGGTTGTAATTTAA